The Populus nigra chromosome 14, ddPopNigr1.1, whole genome shotgun sequence genome has a segment encoding these proteins:
- the LOC133673342 gene encoding protein spt2-like isoform X2 yields the protein MRGYDREEDEYYDEYEEEGEEQVEEEYEEEEERKPTVEEVEYLELRERIKEQIRKKMRKESGSTLSKSQEKKKLPSDNYGSFFGPSQPVISQRVIQESKSIIENQHLALRVPNAQHTNKKSSSSMATGLKNRVHGLVPKVKNEVKTKVQKLKDTRDYSFLLTDDAELPAPTKQPAPRNVSAPNSEARSAQVPQKIKQASSNSGRNIHGIREERKPVFRNGQMHAKVGSQKPTSANKPDTTSINSKRQLGSNNGTGPGRPAGPKFLPSKTPASSIMQKKASSPSAKKILPAMHKSLPSNPSKSSVPKQHWEQRKGFQEPNKARLIPKQPLSSLKSQINKPIKQVSSHASLQDNRPKKKPVRPYPDAGSDDEDAFSMLRKLIGNKNRGNYDDDDDSDMEANFDDIMKEERRSARIAREEDEEQLRLIEEEERRERERKLAKKRKLSHR from the exons ATGCGAGGATATGATAGAGAG GAAGATGAATATTATGATGAATATGAGGAGGAAGGTGAAGAGCAAGTGGAGGAGGAGtatgaagaggaagaagaacgAAAACCCACTGTAGAGGAAGTGGAATATCTTGAATTAAGGGAGCGGATTAAAGAACAAATTAGAAAGAAGATGCGGAAGGAAAGTGGTTCTACTCTTTCTAAATcccaagagaagaaaaaactccCATCTGATAA TTATGGTTCATTCTTTGGCCCTTCTCAACCAGTTATTTCTCAAAGAGTAATTCAAGAAAGCAAGTCAATAATAGAAAACCAACATTTGGCTCTCAGAGTTCCAAACGCCCAACATACT AACAAAAAGAGCTCCTCTTCAATGGCTACAGGTTTAAAAAACAGAGTACATGGACTTGTACCGAAAGTAAAGAATGAG GTAAAAACAAAAGTCCAAAAACTCAAGGATACGAGAGATTATTCTTTCTTGTTAACAGATGATGCAGAGCTCCCAGCTCCTACAAAACAGCCTGCCCCCCGAAATGTCTCTGCTCCAAATTCTG AGGCGAGATCTGCTCAAGTTCCACAAAAGATCAAACAAGCTTCCAGCAATAGTGGCAGAAATATTCATGGCATTCGCGAAGAAAGGAAGCCAGTTTTCAGGAATGGTCAAATGCATGCTAAAGTAGGGTCACAAAAGCCAACTTCTGCTAATAAACCTGACACGACATCGATAAACTCCAAAAGGCAGTTAGGTAGCAACAATGGGACTGGGCCTGGCCGGCCTGCAGGGCCAAAATTCTTGCCTTCAAAGACACCTGCTTCCTCCATCATGCAGAAGAAGGCCTCATCACCAAGTGCTAAGAAAATCCTGCCTGCTATGCACAAATCTCTCCCTTCAAACCCTTCGAAGTCATCTGTTCCAAAGCAACACTGGGAACAGAGAAAAGGATTTCAAGAACCCAATAAGGCTAGACTGATACCAAAACAGCCACTGTCATCTTTAAAATCTCAG ATAAATAAGCCAATCAAGCAAGTTTCGTCTCATGCATCGTTACAAGATAACCGCCCCAAGAAAAAGCCTGTCAGACCGTATCCTGATGCAGGCTCTGATGATGAGGATGCTTTCAGTATGCTCAGAAAATTAATTGG AAATAAAAACCGTGGTAactatgatgatgatgatgatagtgaCATGGAGGCAAATTTCGATGACATCATGAAGGAAGAGAGGAGAAG TGCTCGAATCGCACGAGAGGAGGATGAAGAGCAACTCCGATTGATAGAAGAGGAGGAGCGGCGAGAACGGGAGAGAAAGCTGGCAAAGAAGCGCAAGCTAAGTCATCGATGA
- the LOC133673111 gene encoding uncharacterized protein LOC133673111 isoform X2 — protein sequence MEFDEIEYLEKTVEEAEDRDDTRKKNSSSSKKRNGTERSYRKRDVDDEDIDNDEDRKAKKLKAEDENGRDRHHRRDRDLDRDRSSRQKDRERERREKDKEKERERREKEKERERRERGGEEERERREKDKEKDRERREKEKERERGERGGEEERERRERSRSRSRRYESDNREREREREIDTRESRRFKEKKEVVEPEADPERDQRTVFVYQMPLKATERDVYEFFSKAGKVRDVRLIMDRNSRRSKGVGYVEFYDAMSVPMAITLSGQLLLGQPVMVKPSEAEKNLVQPSASGGGTGGVTGPLGAVDRKLYVGNLHFNMTEMQLRQLFEPFGIVELVQLPLDLETGQCKGFGFVQFTQLENAKAAQSALNGKLEIAGRTIKVSSVTEHGGQQDSGVKSADFDDDDGGGLALNAQSRALLMQKLDRTGTATSIAGSLGVPLLNGSAPNQLAISLPVNGQTNIGAAAFPALVLPSPAYESIGQPSECLLLKNMFDPATETEPDFDLDIKEDVEEECSRYGQVKHIWVDKNSAGHVYLQFDSMEAAARAQRAMHMRWFARRSILAIFME from the exons ATGGAATTCGACGAGATTGAGTATCTGGAGAAAACCGTAGAGGAAGCGGAAGATCGAGACGATACGAGGAAGAAGAACAGCAGTAGTAGCAAAAAGAGAAATGGAACCGAGAGAAGTTACAGGAAGCGAGACGTCGATGATGAAGATATCGACAACGACGAGGACCGAAAGGCAAAGAAATTGAAAGCTGAGGATGAGAATGGTCGCGATCGCCACCACCGGAGAGACCGAGATTTAGATAGAGATAGAAGTAGCAGACAgaaagatagagagagagagaggagagaaaaagataaggagaaggagagagagaggagagagaaggagaaggagagggaaaggagagagagggggggagaggaggagagagagaggagagagaaagacaAGGAGAAGgatagagagaggagagagaaggagaaggagagggaAAGGGGAGAGCGGGGGggagaggaggagagagagaggagagagcgCAGCAGGAGCAGGTCGAGGAGGTATGAAAGCGATAATcgtgagagggagagagagagagagattgatacGAGAGAAAGcag gagatttaaagaaaagaaagaagtggTGGAGCCTGAAGCTGATCCAGAAAGGGACCAAAGAACTGTTTTTGTGTACCAG ATGCCTTTGAAGGCGACAGAGAGAGATGTGTATGAATTCTTCTCGAAAGCAGGCAAG GTCAGGGATGTTCGATTGATAATGGACAGAAATTCAAGGCGGTCAAAAGGAGTTGG GTATGTTGAATTCTATGATGCAATGTCTGTGCCAATGGCAATAACTCTTTCAGGTCAACTGCTTCTTGGACAACCTGTAATGGTTAAGCCTTCTGAGGCTGAAAAGAACCTCGTTCAGCCTAGTGCTTCAGGCGGTGGCACAGGCGGTGTTACTGGACCACTTGGAGCGGTTGACAGAAAACTATATGTTGGGAATTTGCATTTTAACATGACAGAAATGCAGCTTAGACAG CTTTTTGAACCATTTGGTATTGTGGAGCTTGTGCAACTGCCTCTTGACCTTGAGACAGGACAATGCAAAGGTTTCGGATTTGTTCAG TTTACTCAACTTGAAAATGCTAAGGCTGCACAAAGTGCTTTGAATGGAAAACTGGAGATTGCGGGTCGAACTATTAAG GTTTCATCTGTTACAGAACATGGCGGACAGCAAGACAGTGGAGTAAAATCTGCTGACTTCGACGATGATGATGGGGGTGGATTG GCTTTGAATGCTCAATCAAGAGCATTGCTTATGCAGAAGCTGGATCGGACTGGCACTGCCACAAG TATTGCAGGTTCTCTTGGAGTACCTTTGCTAAATGGATCAGCTCCAAATCAACTAGCTATTAGCTTGCCTGTCAATGGGCAAACTAATATTGGAGCAGCAGCATTTCCGGCACTAGTTTTACCTTCCCCTGCTTATGAATCTATTGGGCAACCCAGCGAGTGTCTATTGCTGAAGAATATGTTTGATCCAGCCActgag ACGGAACCAGATTTTGATTTGGATATTAAAGAGGATGTAGAAGAAGAATGTTCAAGATACGGTCAGGTGAAACATATTTGGGTGGACAA GAATAGTGCTGGGCATGTGTATCTACAGTTCGACAGCATGGAAGCAGCAGCAAGAGCTCAGCGTGCAATGCATATGAGGTGGTTTGCGCGCAGGTCAATTTTAGCAATTTTCATG GAATAA
- the LOC133673342 gene encoding protein spt2-like isoform X1 has translation MRGYDREEDEYYDEYEEEGEEQVEEEYEEEEERKPTVEEVEYLELRERIKEQIRKKMRKESGSTLSKSQEKKKLPSDNYGSFFGPSQPVISQRVIQESKSIIENQHLALRVPNAQHTNKKSSSSMATGLKNRVHGLVPKVKNEVKTKVQKLKDTRDYSFLLTDDAELPAPTKQPAPRNVSAPNSEARSAQVPQKIKQASSNSGRNIHGIREERKPVFRNGQMHAKVGSQKPTSANKPDTTSINSKRQLGSNNGTGPGRPAGPKFLPSKTPASSIMQKKASSPSAKKILPAMHKSLPSNPSKSSVPKQHWEQRKGFQEPNKARLIPKQPLSSLKSQQINKPIKQVSSHASLQDNRPKKKPVRPYPDAGSDDEDAFSMLRKLIGNKNRGNYDDDDDSDMEANFDDIMKEERRSARIAREEDEEQLRLIEEEERRERERKLAKKRKLSHR, from the exons ATGCGAGGATATGATAGAGAG GAAGATGAATATTATGATGAATATGAGGAGGAAGGTGAAGAGCAAGTGGAGGAGGAGtatgaagaggaagaagaacgAAAACCCACTGTAGAGGAAGTGGAATATCTTGAATTAAGGGAGCGGATTAAAGAACAAATTAGAAAGAAGATGCGGAAGGAAAGTGGTTCTACTCTTTCTAAATcccaagagaagaaaaaactccCATCTGATAA TTATGGTTCATTCTTTGGCCCTTCTCAACCAGTTATTTCTCAAAGAGTAATTCAAGAAAGCAAGTCAATAATAGAAAACCAACATTTGGCTCTCAGAGTTCCAAACGCCCAACATACT AACAAAAAGAGCTCCTCTTCAATGGCTACAGGTTTAAAAAACAGAGTACATGGACTTGTACCGAAAGTAAAGAATGAG GTAAAAACAAAAGTCCAAAAACTCAAGGATACGAGAGATTATTCTTTCTTGTTAACAGATGATGCAGAGCTCCCAGCTCCTACAAAACAGCCTGCCCCCCGAAATGTCTCTGCTCCAAATTCTG AGGCGAGATCTGCTCAAGTTCCACAAAAGATCAAACAAGCTTCCAGCAATAGTGGCAGAAATATTCATGGCATTCGCGAAGAAAGGAAGCCAGTTTTCAGGAATGGTCAAATGCATGCTAAAGTAGGGTCACAAAAGCCAACTTCTGCTAATAAACCTGACACGACATCGATAAACTCCAAAAGGCAGTTAGGTAGCAACAATGGGACTGGGCCTGGCCGGCCTGCAGGGCCAAAATTCTTGCCTTCAAAGACACCTGCTTCCTCCATCATGCAGAAGAAGGCCTCATCACCAAGTGCTAAGAAAATCCTGCCTGCTATGCACAAATCTCTCCCTTCAAACCCTTCGAAGTCATCTGTTCCAAAGCAACACTGGGAACAGAGAAAAGGATTTCAAGAACCCAATAAGGCTAGACTGATACCAAAACAGCCACTGTCATCTTTAAAATCTCAG CAGATAAATAAGCCAATCAAGCAAGTTTCGTCTCATGCATCGTTACAAGATAACCGCCCCAAGAAAAAGCCTGTCAGACCGTATCCTGATGCAGGCTCTGATGATGAGGATGCTTTCAGTATGCTCAGAAAATTAATTGG AAATAAAAACCGTGGTAactatgatgatgatgatgatagtgaCATGGAGGCAAATTTCGATGACATCATGAAGGAAGAGAGGAGAAG TGCTCGAATCGCACGAGAGGAGGATGAAGAGCAACTCCGATTGATAGAAGAGGAGGAGCGGCGAGAACGGGAGAGAAAGCTGGCAAAGAAGCGCAAGCTAAGTCATCGATGA
- the LOC133673111 gene encoding uncharacterized protein LOC133673111 isoform X1: MEFDEIEYLEKTVEEAEDRDDTRKKNSSSSKKRNGTERSYRKRDVDDEDIDNDEDRKAKKLKAEDENGRDRHHRRDRDLDRDRSSRQKDRERERREKDKEKERERREKEKERERRERGGEEERERREKDKEKDRERREKEKERERGERGGEEERERRERSRSRSRRYESDNREREREREIDTRESRRFKEKKEVVEPEADPERDQRTVFVYQMPLKATERDVYEFFSKAGKVRDVRLIMDRNSRRSKGVGYVEFYDAMSVPMAITLSGQLLLGQPVMVKPSEAEKNLVQPSASGGGTGGVTGPLGAVDRKLYVGNLHFNMTEMQLRQLFEPFGIVELVQLPLDLETGQCKGFGFVQFTQLENAKAAQSALNGKLEIAGRTIKVSSVTEHGGQQDSGVKSADFDDDDGGGLALNAQSRALLMQKLDRTGTATSIAGSLGVPLLNGSAPNQLAISLPVNGQTNIGAAAFPALVLPSPAYESIGQPSECLLLKNMFDPATETEPDFDLDIKEDVEEECSRYGQVKHIWVDKNSAGHVYLQFDSMEAAARAQRAMHMRWFARRSILAIFMPTREYEARFQNGA; the protein is encoded by the exons ATGGAATTCGACGAGATTGAGTATCTGGAGAAAACCGTAGAGGAAGCGGAAGATCGAGACGATACGAGGAAGAAGAACAGCAGTAGTAGCAAAAAGAGAAATGGAACCGAGAGAAGTTACAGGAAGCGAGACGTCGATGATGAAGATATCGACAACGACGAGGACCGAAAGGCAAAGAAATTGAAAGCTGAGGATGAGAATGGTCGCGATCGCCACCACCGGAGAGACCGAGATTTAGATAGAGATAGAAGTAGCAGACAgaaagatagagagagagagaggagagaaaaagataaggagaaggagagagagaggagagagaaggagaaggagagggaaaggagagagagggggggagaggaggagagagagaggagagagaaagacaAGGAGAAGgatagagagaggagagagaaggagaaggagagggaAAGGGGAGAGCGGGGGggagaggaggagagagagaggagagagcgCAGCAGGAGCAGGTCGAGGAGGTATGAAAGCGATAATcgtgagagggagagagagagagagattgatacGAGAGAAAGcag gagatttaaagaaaagaaagaagtggTGGAGCCTGAAGCTGATCCAGAAAGGGACCAAAGAACTGTTTTTGTGTACCAG ATGCCTTTGAAGGCGACAGAGAGAGATGTGTATGAATTCTTCTCGAAAGCAGGCAAG GTCAGGGATGTTCGATTGATAATGGACAGAAATTCAAGGCGGTCAAAAGGAGTTGG GTATGTTGAATTCTATGATGCAATGTCTGTGCCAATGGCAATAACTCTTTCAGGTCAACTGCTTCTTGGACAACCTGTAATGGTTAAGCCTTCTGAGGCTGAAAAGAACCTCGTTCAGCCTAGTGCTTCAGGCGGTGGCACAGGCGGTGTTACTGGACCACTTGGAGCGGTTGACAGAAAACTATATGTTGGGAATTTGCATTTTAACATGACAGAAATGCAGCTTAGACAG CTTTTTGAACCATTTGGTATTGTGGAGCTTGTGCAACTGCCTCTTGACCTTGAGACAGGACAATGCAAAGGTTTCGGATTTGTTCAG TTTACTCAACTTGAAAATGCTAAGGCTGCACAAAGTGCTTTGAATGGAAAACTGGAGATTGCGGGTCGAACTATTAAG GTTTCATCTGTTACAGAACATGGCGGACAGCAAGACAGTGGAGTAAAATCTGCTGACTTCGACGATGATGATGGGGGTGGATTG GCTTTGAATGCTCAATCAAGAGCATTGCTTATGCAGAAGCTGGATCGGACTGGCACTGCCACAAG TATTGCAGGTTCTCTTGGAGTACCTTTGCTAAATGGATCAGCTCCAAATCAACTAGCTATTAGCTTGCCTGTCAATGGGCAAACTAATATTGGAGCAGCAGCATTTCCGGCACTAGTTTTACCTTCCCCTGCTTATGAATCTATTGGGCAACCCAGCGAGTGTCTATTGCTGAAGAATATGTTTGATCCAGCCActgag ACGGAACCAGATTTTGATTTGGATATTAAAGAGGATGTAGAAGAAGAATGTTCAAGATACGGTCAGGTGAAACATATTTGGGTGGACAA GAATAGTGCTGGGCATGTGTATCTACAGTTCGACAGCATGGAAGCAGCAGCAAGAGCTCAGCGTGCAATGCATATGAGGTGGTTTGCGCGCAGGTCAATTTTAGCAATTTTCATG CCAACCCGTGAATATGAAGCAAGATTCCAAAATGGAGCTTGA